One Flagellimonas sp. CMM7 genomic region harbors:
- a CDS encoding T9SS type B sorting domain-containing protein has translation MLKKLLYIGLLLAPLLVVSQTCPRLLNPVAGANNVSVGTTITWQEIIGVPSYNISIGTTPGGRDIVSEAAVGTNTSYTPPFGLPDDTEIFVTITLFFFSNQNQNVVCPSISFRTEDVITPPNCTNIRSPASGDTDINFRSNINWNYSPGALSYILSIGTTSGGTDIFARTNVGNVLTFNPPQDLPINTEIFVSVTPVNENGEAQNCIEESFFTADIAQSLNCTRLTSPIDGGTNVPLTPLLEWEEVPGATGYKVTIGTTPFGDEIVKDRIFRSTRTFVIDFEPNALLFMTIVPFNELVEATGCIQESFSTAVGCGPFLDPSTGEFVTLSPELDFPETFTLCENSEPITLSTSVISETYRWANVTSRGTEIELLSETSEVKISEGGLYRLDVTNFADPNGNNIPCTTSQVFTVEVIPGPNINSIGVERDGDNLRLTVNVSGSSEYDFALNNINGPYQDSNVFTNVPLGNNTVYVRDKNEDGCILAQDVEQDLISEGFPKFFTPNGDGFNDFWQFIPPPNAEDFEILSISIFDRFGRLLSRIGADSIGWNGLYNGRPLPSNDYWYRAIGVDNREFKGHFALRR, from the coding sequence ATGTTAAAAAAATTGCTGTACATAGGGCTCTTATTAGCCCCTCTTTTGGTTGTTTCCCAAACATGCCCAAGGTTATTGAATCCTGTTGCAGGAGCTAATAATGTTTCCGTGGGAACTACAATAACTTGGCAAGAAATCATAGGTGTTCCCAGTTATAACATTTCAATTGGAACAACCCCGGGAGGTAGAGATATTGTAAGTGAAGCTGCAGTGGGAACAAATACATCTTATACCCCTCCATTTGGGCTACCTGATGATACCGAAATCTTTGTTACAATCACACTGTTTTTCTTTAGCAATCAAAATCAAAATGTCGTTTGCCCAAGCATTTCGTTTAGAACCGAAGATGTAATTACTCCACCTAATTGTACAAATATTCGCAGTCCAGCAAGTGGGGACACAGATATTAACTTCCGTTCAAATATCAATTGGAACTACTCTCCTGGCGCTTTGTCCTATATTTTGAGTATTGGCACCACATCTGGAGGAACAGATATTTTTGCAAGGACAAATGTGGGTAACGTGCTAACCTTTAATCCGCCTCAAGATTTACCTATTAACACTGAAATATTTGTCTCGGTTACCCCGGTAAATGAAAACGGAGAAGCGCAAAACTGTATCGAGGAGTCTTTTTTTACTGCAGATATAGCCCAGAGTTTAAACTGCACAAGATTGACATCCCCTATTGATGGAGGCACTAACGTACCTTTGACACCTTTGTTGGAATGGGAGGAAGTGCCAGGTGCCACTGGGTATAAGGTAACCATTGGCACCACGCCTTTTGGAGATGAAATTGTAAAAGATAGAATCTTTAGATCTACAAGAACATTCGTTATTGACTTTGAGCCCAATGCTTTACTGTTTATGACGATTGTACCCTTCAATGAACTGGTAGAAGCTACTGGTTGTATACAAGAAAGTTTTTCCACTGCGGTGGGCTGTGGTCCTTTTCTTGATCCTTCAACAGGAGAATTTGTAACCCTATCTCCTGAACTTGACTTTCCCGAGACTTTTACTTTATGTGAAAACTCAGAGCCCATAACCTTATCAACAAGTGTAATTTCGGAAACATATAGATGGGCAAATGTTACTTCTAGGGGAACAGAAATAGAACTACTATCAGAAACATCAGAAGTTAAAATATCTGAAGGGGGGTTGTATAGGCTGGATGTTACAAATTTTGCCGATCCAAATGGAAATAACATTCCCTGTACCACTTCGCAAGTATTTACCGTTGAAGTAATCCCTGGCCCTAACATAAACTCTATAGGTGTAGAAAGAGATGGAGATAATCTTAGGCTTACGGTAAATGTTTCTGGCAGTAGCGAGTACGATTTTGCTTTAAACAACATCAATGGCCCATATCAAGACAGTAATGTTTTCACCAATGTTCCTCTAGGAAATAATACAGTGTATGTAAGGGATAAAAATGAGGACGGTTGTATTCTTGCTCAAGATGTAGAACAAGATCTTATTTCTGAAGGTTTTCCAAAATTCTTTACACCAAATGGCGATGGATTTAATGATTTTTGGCAATTTATACCTCCTCCAAATGCTGAAGATTTTGAGATTTTATCAATTTCAATATTTGATAGATTTGGAAGGTTACTCTCTCGAATAGGGGCAGACTCTATTGGATGGAACGGTTTGTACAATGGACGTCCTTTACCTTCAAATGACTATTGGTATAGAGCAATAGGAGTTGACAATCGAGAATTTAAAGGTCATTTTGCGTTAAGACGATAG
- a CDS encoding T9SS type B sorting domain-containing protein, whose translation MSNKYIFLLLLFLFSFSVFGQGETANWYFGNGAGIKFNNDGTVVPLTDGRISTFEGCASISDAVGNLLLYTDGIRVFDRNHNVMQNGTGLYGDPSSTQSAIIVQKPGDPNILYIFTVDTSTAENDPNFGLNYSVVDLSLNSGNGAVTQKNINLLKFCSEKISAVLKNCLDKSIWVVALGLENPDTGPFNTYHAFEVTSTGVNTTPVNSKFSNLEVLDPRGYLKFSPDAMTLASANSASGLYLYDFDVNTGILSNQNRILVSAPNKFPYGIEFSPDQRFLYAHTSNNEPAGQVGGHSSSLVQYDLTAPNISASEEEIDRRPMYRGALQLAQNGKIYRTIAENYLIGTPYLGVIENPNEKGSAANYRHNAVYLNGRNATQGLPPFIQSFFDRIEIVKNSDGSRGTSLTICEGEPFTLEAENIPGAVYAWEKDGNPIGNSTNVLTINSAGATDSGRYSLEITLSDPGECPIIGEGFISVNPLPTAPSIFLTQCDVDTSNATDGLTSFNLEQAIFNTAYTFSFYESVADLNSDNPIINPIGYINSTPFNQTIQYKIIDENGCENFGDLELQVRSVVLDPNDELFYYTCDDVPEDQFLEGTFDLNSFQDTNYPNQDIAFYTSLEDVSLEQNPISGDYKTSSTSIFVRIEDTNECEDIDVVNLIVNPTPSFTFDSEVIWCTDGPPLPIQAPDGFDLYRWYKNTGGSPQQVGNQQDLQISSVGNYILEVGYSYATNNGIFECFNEMNFDVLPSNIAIIENTLVEDISDDNLIEIMVSGDGDYEYSIDAVSYQDSPIFEDILPGFITVYVRDKNGCGVVKDLISVIGYPKFFTPNGDGINDSWQIIGIDDQFQAESLISIYNRFGMLMAQVTPQTEGWNGTFNNNELPASDYWFKVALEDGRVFKGHFALKR comes from the coding sequence ATGTCAAATAAATACATTTTTTTACTTCTTTTATTCCTGTTTTCCTTTTCTGTTTTTGGTCAAGGTGAAACGGCCAATTGGTATTTTGGAAATGGTGCTGGAATAAAGTTTAACAACGACGGAACTGTTGTACCGCTCACCGATGGCAGAATAAGCACGTTTGAAGGTTGTGCCTCTATTTCAGACGCTGTTGGTAATCTTTTGCTCTATACGGATGGTATTAGAGTTTTTGATAGGAACCACAACGTTATGCAAAATGGAACCGGGCTTTATGGAGACCCTTCCAGCACACAATCTGCCATTATAGTTCAAAAACCAGGCGACCCCAATATCCTGTACATCTTTACCGTTGATACTTCTACTGCTGAAAATGATCCCAACTTCGGATTAAATTATTCGGTTGTTGACCTTTCCCTTAATTCAGGAAATGGTGCTGTAACACAAAAAAATATCAATCTTTTAAAATTCTGCTCAGAAAAAATATCCGCTGTTTTAAAAAACTGTTTGGACAAATCCATTTGGGTAGTTGCACTTGGACTTGAAAATCCCGATACAGGCCCATTCAACACCTATCATGCCTTTGAAGTAACATCAACTGGAGTTAATACAACACCTGTCAATAGTAAGTTTAGCAATCTAGAAGTTCTTGATCCAAGAGGTTACTTAAAATTCTCTCCAGATGCTATGACATTGGCAAGTGCAAATTCAGCTTCAGGGTTATATTTATATGATTTTGATGTAAACACAGGAATTTTATCCAATCAGAATCGAATACTTGTATCAGCCCCAAACAAATTTCCTTATGGTATTGAGTTTTCACCAGACCAAAGATTCTTATATGCCCATACCTCTAATAACGAACCCGCCGGTCAAGTAGGAGGACACTCTTCATCACTTGTTCAATATGACTTAACAGCCCCAAACATTTCCGCATCAGAAGAAGAAATTGATAGAAGACCAATGTACAGAGGTGCACTGCAACTTGCACAAAACGGTAAAATATATAGAACAATTGCCGAAAACTATCTAATAGGAACGCCATATCTAGGGGTAATAGAAAACCCAAACGAAAAAGGTAGTGCCGCAAATTACAGACATAATGCCGTTTATCTAAATGGAAGAAATGCAACGCAAGGACTCCCTCCTTTTATTCAATCCTTTTTTGATAGAATAGAAATAGTTAAAAACTCTGATGGTTCAAGAGGAACATCACTCACCATTTGCGAAGGAGAACCATTCACTCTTGAAGCTGAGAATATTCCTGGTGCAGTTTATGCATGGGAGAAGGATGGAAATCCAATTGGCAATTCGACCAATGTATTAACCATAAATTCTGCAGGTGCAACTGATTCAGGACGTTATAGCTTGGAAATTACATTAAGTGACCCTGGAGAATGTCCAATAATTGGAGAGGGGTTCATTTCTGTAAACCCATTGCCCACAGCTCCTTCAATTTTTCTTACACAATGCGATGTTGACACTAGTAACGCTACAGATGGTTTAACGTCTTTTAACTTGGAACAAGCAATATTCAATACTGCTTATACCTTTTCATTTTACGAATCTGTTGCTGATTTGAATTCAGATAACCCTATAATCAATCCCATAGGTTACATTAACTCCACACCATTTAACCAGACCATTCAATATAAAATTATAGATGAAAATGGATGTGAGAATTTTGGTGATTTGGAACTTCAAGTGCGATCCGTTGTTTTGGATCCAAATGATGAACTATTTTACTACACTTGTGATGATGTTCCGGAGGATCAATTTTTGGAAGGGACTTTTGATTTGAATAGTTTTCAAGACACAAATTACCCCAATCAAGATATTGCATTTTATACGTCCTTGGAAGACGTTAGTCTAGAGCAAAATCCTATTTCTGGAGATTATAAAACTTCTTCTACGTCTATTTTTGTTAGAATAGAAGATACAAATGAATGTGAAGATATTGATGTTGTTAATCTAATTGTTAATCCCACACCTTCTTTTACTTTTGATAGTGAAGTAATATGGTGTACCGATGGTCCCCCTCTGCCAATACAAGCTCCAGATGGTTTTGACTTGTATCGCTGGTACAAAAATACAGGAGGATCTCCTCAACAGGTCGGAAACCAACAAGATTTACAAATATCTTCCGTTGGTAATTACATTTTGGAAGTAGGGTACAGCTACGCCACCAATAATGGGATCTTTGAGTGTTTTAATGAGATGAACTTTGATGTGCTACCTTCTAATATTGCAATTATTGAGAATACACTTGTAGAAGATATTTCTGATGACAATTTAATTGAAATAATGGTTTCGGGTGATGGAGATTATGAATACTCCATAGATGCCGTTAGCTATCAAGACTCACCAATTTTTGAAGATATATTGCCAGGATTCATCACAGTGTATGTAAGGGATAAAAATGGGTGCGGCGTTGTCAAAGACCTCATTTCAGTAATTGGATACCCTAAATTTTTTACTCCAAATGGCGATGGCATTAACGATTCTTGGCAAATAATAGGCATTGATGATCAATTTCAGGCAGAAAGTCTCATTTCAATTTACAACAGGTTTGGAATGCTCATGGCTCAAGTAACTCCACAAACAGAAGGTTGGAATGGCACTTTCAACAACAATGAATTACCTGCCTCGGATTATTGGTTTAAGGTCGCCTTGGAAGATGGAAGAGTGTTTAAGGGGCATTTCGCCCTAAAGCGCTAG
- a CDS encoding ABC transporter permease, with protein MVRLLQIEFIKLWNNRASKILITSYFLLLTSIALIAAIKFDIGPVKFHLADQGIFNFPYIWHFNTFVTAIFKLFLAIVIVSMMANEYSNKTIKQNLIDGLSKKEFILSKFLTVISFSFISTVFVFAVSMILGLVYSDYNEFSIIFSDLEFLLAFFVKLVGFFSFCLFLGIFVKRSAFALGFLILWVILEQLIFGLLGWKVMSWPNAKLVKDFFPLESMMNLIKEPFTRLSAVQNIGEQIGENMRFDYHAYWYEFLIVIFWTALFIYLSYALLKKRDL; from the coding sequence ATGGTACGCTTACTACAAATAGAATTCATAAAACTTTGGAACAATAGAGCAAGTAAAATATTGATTACTTCTTATTTCCTGCTTCTAACCTCAATTGCTTTAATAGCTGCTATAAAGTTTGACATTGGTCCCGTAAAATTTCATCTGGCAGATCAAGGGATTTTTAATTTCCCCTATATCTGGCATTTTAACACCTTTGTAACTGCTATTTTCAAACTATTCTTAGCCATAGTAATTGTCTCCATGATGGCAAATGAATACAGCAACAAGACCATTAAGCAAAATCTAATTGATGGTCTATCCAAAAAAGAGTTTATCCTTTCGAAATTCCTTACCGTTATATCCTTTTCATTTATTTCAACTGTATTTGTTTTTGCAGTATCTATGATTTTAGGCCTTGTATACTCGGACTACAATGAGTTTTCCATTATTTTTTCGGATTTAGAGTTTCTACTGGCCTTTTTTGTGAAATTGGTCGGATTCTTCTCTTTCTGTCTTTTTCTAGGGATTTTTGTAAAAAGGTCTGCATTCGCATTAGGTTTTTTAATATTATGGGTAATTCTTGAACAGCTGATTTTTGGATTACTTGGCTGGAAAGTTATGAGTTGGCCAAATGCAAAACTTGTCAAGGATTTCTTTCCGCTTGAGTCCATGATGAATCTTATAAAGGAACCCTTTACTAGACTTTCCGCTGTGCAAAATATAGGAGAACAGATAGGAGAGAATATGAGATTTGATTATCATGCGTACTGGTATGAGTTTTTGATTGTCATCTTTTGGACAGCTCTTTTCATCTATTTATCCTATGCATTATTGAAAAAGCGTGATTTATAG
- a CDS encoding ABC transporter ATP-binding protein, with amino-acid sequence METILTVNHLTKKFGYLTAVKDLTFTIEKGNVYGILGPNGSGKSTTLGIILNVVNRTSGDFSWFEGNTSTHEALKKVGAIIERPNFYPYMTAIQNLKLVCKIKEVPETKIEEKLQLVGLWERKDSKFKTYSLGMKQRLAIASALLNDPEILILDEPTNGLDPQGIHQIREIIKKIAGQGTTILLASHLLDEVEKVCSHVVILRKGEKLYSGPVDSMLASHGFFELRTVDMEKLEGLLEKNASFGKISRENGTITAFLKEEMNAEELNKMLFNKGIVLSHLVKRKESLEEQFLALTKNN; translated from the coding sequence TTGGAGACAATACTGACCGTAAATCATCTAACAAAAAAATTCGGCTATCTCACCGCCGTGAAAGACCTGACTTTTACTATAGAAAAAGGCAATGTCTATGGCATTTTAGGACCTAACGGCAGTGGCAAGTCCACCACATTGGGTATTATTCTAAATGTTGTAAACAGAACTTCTGGTGACTTTAGCTGGTTTGAAGGTAATACCTCTACACACGAAGCTTTAAAAAAGGTTGGAGCCATTATAGAGCGACCCAATTTTTACCCTTATATGACTGCAATACAGAACCTTAAACTGGTTTGCAAAATAAAAGAGGTGCCAGAAACCAAAATTGAGGAAAAATTGCAACTTGTTGGTCTTTGGGAAAGAAAGGACAGTAAGTTCAAAACCTATTCTTTAGGGATGAAACAACGTTTGGCTATTGCCTCTGCCCTATTGAACGATCCTGAAATTCTAATTCTAGATGAACCTACCAATGGGTTAGACCCGCAAGGTATACATCAAATTAGAGAAATTATTAAAAAGATTGCAGGTCAGGGGACAACCATCCTATTAGCCTCCCATTTATTGGATGAAGTTGAAAAGGTGTGTTCCCATGTTGTAATTCTTAGAAAAGGAGAAAAACTTTATTCTGGTCCTGTAGATAGTATGCTGGCCAGTCATGGTTTCTTTGAGTTAAGAACAGTAGACATGGAAAAACTGGAGGGCTTACTGGAGAAAAATGCAAGTTTTGGAAAAATTAGCAGAGAAAACGGTACCATTACCGCTTTTCTAAAAGAAGAAATGAATGCAGAAGAACTCAATAAAATGTTATTCAATAAGGGCATAGTTCTTTCACATCTGGTAAAACGCAAAGAAAGCTTGGAAGAACAATTTTTGGCCTTAACCAAAAACAACTAA
- a CDS encoding nucleoid-associated protein, with protein sequence MLNLYPAQIESVSLHRVGNKSKNEAIFLSAEPLSLNDEMSGLLKEYFFKPFREKEENYFKFSHEVDLEFNEIFKSVSELFEDGSKSHLISKRITTLLYEESNHPHIKSGEVYVVHFSDMVIDNQKTDAIGIFKSELKHDFLQFKEKDQNLEILIRQGININKLDKGCIVFNVNKEEGYKVLSVDSNRYDAKYWLENFLGLSPLTDENFYTKNYLKFCQNFAKDVVLPAEDKQQEVLFMNRAVNHFAKNDAFEESSFLNEVIENPELIPEFKHYKVEKGPKFSIEDVSNFDIANKAVSDARKKIKNVINLDTNIQIKMDFINPESAEKFVEKGWDEERQMYYYLVYFNKEQKT encoded by the coding sequence ATGCTAAACCTGTATCCTGCCCAAATCGAAAGTGTTTCACTTCACAGAGTTGGCAATAAGAGCAAGAACGAAGCTATTTTTTTATCCGCAGAACCTTTATCATTAAATGATGAAATGTCGGGTCTGTTAAAAGAGTATTTTTTTAAGCCTTTTAGGGAAAAGGAAGAGAACTATTTCAAATTTTCTCATGAGGTGGATTTGGAATTTAATGAGATCTTTAAGTCTGTTTCCGAGCTTTTTGAAGACGGATCAAAATCGCATTTAATTTCTAAAAGAATTACAACCCTGCTTTATGAAGAATCCAATCACCCGCACATAAAGAGCGGAGAGGTGTATGTTGTCCATTTTTCAGATATGGTTATCGACAATCAAAAGACAGATGCCATAGGAATTTTTAAAAGTGAACTGAAGCATGATTTTTTACAGTTCAAAGAAAAAGACCAAAACTTGGAAATCTTGATCCGTCAAGGCATCAACATCAATAAATTGGATAAAGGATGTATTGTATTCAATGTAAATAAAGAAGAAGGGTACAAAGTTCTATCTGTAGACAGTAATCGTTACGATGCTAAATATTGGTTGGAAAACTTCCTGGGACTATCGCCTTTGACCGATGAAAATTTTTACACCAAAAATTACCTGAAATTCTGTCAAAACTTTGCAAAAGATGTGGTTCTTCCTGCTGAAGACAAACAACAAGAGGTACTCTTTATGAACAGGGCGGTAAACCATTTTGCAAAAAATGACGCTTTTGAAGAGAGTTCTTTTTTAAATGAGGTAATAGAAAATCCTGAGCTTATTCCAGAATTTAAACATTACAAGGTTGAAAAAGGGCCTAAGTTTAGCATTGAAGATGTTTCCAATTTTGATATTGCCAATAAAGCAGTTTCAGATGCGCGTAAAAAAATAAAAAACGTCATCAATCTAGATACCAACATTCAGATAAAAATGGATTTTATCAACCCGGAATCTGCGGAAAAATTTGTAGAAAAAGGTTGGGACGAAGAGCGGCAGATGTATTATTACCTAGTGTATTTCAATAAAGAGCAAAAGACTTAA
- a CDS encoding plasmid pRiA4b ORF-3 family protein, with protein sequence MIYKIRIILDAEDDIFRDIEVEDASTLEDFHNAITQAFGFGGSEMASFYTCDEEWNQDEEIALFDMSETGSDIRLMNETGLSDVMTEQNPKLIYVYDFFSMWTFFVELADIIEKEDGRIYPNLLFSFGELPDSPPEKKFESKPSIDFDDSLDNYEDLDFDENWN encoded by the coding sequence ATGATTTATAAAATAAGGATAATACTTGATGCAGAGGATGATATCTTTAGAGATATTGAAGTGGAGGATGCCAGTACCTTAGAAGATTTTCATAATGCAATTACTCAGGCTTTTGGGTTTGGTGGCAGTGAAATGGCTTCCTTTTATACTTGCGATGAGGAATGGAACCAAGATGAGGAAATCGCACTTTTTGATATGAGCGAGACAGGTTCTGATATTAGATTGATGAATGAGACCGGGCTCAGCGATGTGATGACAGAACAAAATCCAAAATTGATTTATGTCTACGACTTTTTTAGCATGTGGACGTTTTTTGTTGAATTGGCAGATATCATTGAAAAAGAAGATGGAAGAATCTATCCAAACCTTCTCTTCAGTTTTGGTGAATTACCTGATTCTCCGCCTGAGAAAAAGTTTGAATCCAAACCATCAATAGATTTTGATGATTCGCTTGATAATTATGAGGACCTGGATTTTGATGAAAACTGGAACTAA
- a CDS encoding COX15/CtaA family protein, producing MKTNKSVIYWLLVGCILIFIMVLVGGITRLTHSGLSMSDYKLISGTLPPMNELEWQEAFDLYKQYPEYQKLNYHFSLDDFKSIYFWEWFHRVIGRFIGIVFIVPFVFFLITKKLDRPTIKKCVILLVMGGFQGFLGWYMVKSGLVDRPDVSHYRLAAHLTTAFLTFAYSLWVALDLIYPSKKEVNKSIRNLLRIGLFVLVVQIVWGAFVAGLDAGFIHNHWPLMSEGKLVHETVYIEQQPFLKNFIEGKSGVQFVHRYLAYIVVGIIALLWFRAKKFVLTPLQESGIKTLLALVGLQFLLGVLTLIYAVPLWLGVAHQIGAFFLLAAMTFTLHRFTK from the coding sequence ATGAAAACTAATAAATCCGTAATATATTGGCTGTTAGTTGGTTGTATTCTAATTTTTATCATGGTTCTTGTTGGTGGTATTACCAGATTAACCCATTCCGGACTTTCTATGTCCGATTATAAATTAATCAGTGGCACATTACCTCCAATGAACGAATTGGAATGGCAGGAAGCTTTTGATTTGTACAAACAGTATCCTGAGTACCAAAAACTGAACTACCATTTTTCCTTGGATGATTTTAAAAGCATTTATTTCTGGGAATGGTTTCATAGAGTCATTGGTAGATTCATTGGCATTGTTTTTATTGTTCCATTCGTTTTCTTCTTAATAACTAAAAAATTAGATAGACCAACCATAAAAAAATGCGTGATACTGCTCGTTATGGGTGGCTTTCAAGGTTTTTTAGGTTGGTATATGGTAAAAAGTGGGTTGGTTGACCGTCCAGACGTTTCTCATTATAGGTTGGCTGCTCATTTAACCACTGCCTTTCTGACTTTTGCCTATAGTCTTTGGGTTGCTTTAGATTTGATTTATCCATCAAAAAAGGAAGTCAATAAAAGCATCCGTAATTTACTCCGAATCGGATTGTTTGTTCTTGTTGTTCAAATTGTTTGGGGCGCATTCGTTGCTGGTTTAGATGCAGGGTTTATCCATAACCACTGGCCGTTAATGAGTGAAGGAAAACTAGTTCATGAAACCGTATATATAGAACAACAACCCTTTCTTAAAAACTTTATAGAAGGCAAAAGTGGGGTTCAATTTGTCCATCGCTATCTAGCATATATAGTGGTTGGGATCATTGCTCTCTTGTGGTTCAGGGCCAAAAAATTTGTACTTACTCCCTTGCAAGAGAGCGGCATCAAAACTTTGCTGGCTTTAGTTGGTTTGCAATTTTTGTTGGGTGTTCTAACGCTGATATATGCTGTACCCCTATGGCTTGGGGTTGCTCACCAAATAGGAGCATTTTTTCTGTTGGCGGCAATGACTTTTACTTTGCATAGGTTCACTAAATGA
- a CDS encoding CCA tRNA nucleotidyltransferase, producing the protein MTQEFHKEAIQHPIFKLIGETSQELGADSFVIGGFVRDYLLKRGTPKDIDIVVIGSGIELAKKVASKLKGKPQVSVFKNFGTAMIKHQELELEFVGARKESYHHDSRKPVVEDGSLEDDQNRRDFTINAMALSLNQSSHGQLLDPFNGLSDLEKKLIKTPLEPGITYSDDPLRMMRAIRFATQLDFDIELKSLRAITENKERIKIVSKERIVDELHKIILSKKPSIGFKLLHQTGLLPIILPELTALQGIEEIEGQRHKDNFWHTLEVVDNISENTNDLWLRWAALLHDIGKAPTKRFHKKIGWTFHAHEFVGSKMVYKLFKRLKMPLNDKMKFVQKMVLMSSRPIVLSEDHITDSAVRRLVFDAGEYVEDLMTLCEADITTKNPRKQRKYKNNFQIVRKKIVEVEERDHVRNFQPPVTGEEIMQVFNLKPSKEIGIIKEAIKEAILEGEIPNEYEAAYQFMLDKGKKMNLKTD; encoded by the coding sequence ATGACGCAGGAATTCCATAAAGAGGCAATACAACATCCCATTTTTAAACTCATTGGAGAAACTTCTCAAGAACTAGGTGCAGATTCTTTTGTTATTGGAGGGTTTGTTAGAGACTATTTGCTTAAAAGAGGCACTCCAAAAGATATTGATATCGTTGTAATAGGCAGCGGAATTGAACTTGCAAAAAAAGTAGCTTCCAAACTTAAAGGAAAGCCCCAAGTTTCAGTTTTTAAGAACTTCGGCACTGCCATGATCAAGCACCAAGAACTGGAGTTGGAATTTGTAGGAGCCAGAAAGGAAAGCTATCACCATGATAGCAGAAAGCCAGTTGTGGAGGATGGCTCCCTTGAAGATGACCAAAACCGAAGGGATTTCACGATAAATGCCATGGCCTTATCCTTAAATCAATCAAGCCATGGTCAACTATTAGATCCTTTTAATGGATTAAGCGATTTAGAAAAAAAACTCATAAAAACTCCACTGGAGCCAGGTATAACCTATTCAGATGATCCTTTGCGTATGATGCGCGCCATACGTTTTGCCACTCAATTGGATTTTGATATTGAATTAAAATCGCTTCGGGCTATTACCGAAAATAAAGAACGCATCAAGATTGTTTCCAAGGAAAGAATTGTAGATGAGCTTCATAAGATAATTCTAAGTAAAAAACCTTCCATTGGTTTTAAATTGTTGCACCAAACCGGATTACTACCAATCATTCTTCCTGAGCTTACTGCTCTGCAGGGCATCGAAGAAATTGAGGGACAACGTCACAAAGATAATTTTTGGCATACGCTAGAAGTTGTGGATAACATTTCGGAAAATACGAATGATCTCTGGTTAAGATGGGCTGCATTGTTGCATGATATTGGAAAAGCCCCGACCAAACGTTTTCATAAAAAAATTGGATGGACGTTTCATGCACATGAATTCGTAGGATCAAAGATGGTCTATAAACTTTTCAAAAGACTAAAAATGCCACTGAACGATAAAATGAAATTCGTTCAAAAAATGGTATTGATGAGTTCAAGACCCATTGTTCTGTCTGAAGACCATATAACCGATTCTGCCGTACGTCGTTTGGTTTTTGATGCCGGAGAATATGTGGAGGACCTTATGACCTTATGTGAAGCGGACATCACTACAAAAAACCCAAGAAAACAGCGAAAGTACAAGAATAACTTTCAAATTGTTCGAAAAAAAATAGTAGAGGTTGAAGAGAGGGATCACGTACGCAATTTTCAACCACCTGTAACTGGAGAGGAAATTATGCAGGTATTCAATCTAAAGCCTTCTAAAGAAATAGGAATCATAAAAGAGGCTATTAAAGAAGCTATCTTGGAAGGTGAAATTCCCAATGAATATGAAGCCGCATATCAATTTATGCTTGATAAAGGCAAGAAAATGAACTTGAAAACCGATTGA
- a CDS encoding L-threonylcarbamoyladenylate synthase translates to MIEQINNCIRELKKGNLILYPTDTVWGIGCDATNEAAVKKVYELKKRADSKALICLVAHQAMLERHVKEVPEVAYDIMDLAEKPTTIVFDHPKNVAKNLIAEDNTLAIRVASDKFCQYLINKFGKPIVSTSANISGNPTPNNFKEISSEIIKGVNYVVNLQLENKNPSPSSIIKLSNDGQVKVIRE, encoded by the coding sequence TTGATTGAACAAATCAACAACTGCATTAGAGAACTAAAAAAAGGGAATTTAATCCTTTACCCTACCGATACGGTATGGGGGATTGGTTGTGATGCCACCAATGAAGCCGCAGTTAAAAAAGTATACGAACTAAAAAAGAGAGCTGACAGTAAAGCCTTGATTTGTCTTGTTGCCCATCAAGCTATGTTAGAGCGTCATGTAAAAGAAGTGCCAGAAGTTGCTTATGACATCATGGATCTTGCAGAAAAACCGACCACCATTGTTTTTGACCATCCAAAAAATGTTGCCAAAAATCTAATAGCAGAAGACAATACTTTGGCTATACGTGTGGCATCTGATAAGTTTTGTCAATATTTGATTAATAAATTTGGAAAACCTATCGTATCCACATCAGCTAATATTTCTGGGAACCCAACACCCAACAACTTTAAAGAGATAAGTTCAGAAATTATAAAAGGAGTGAACTATGTGGTAAATTTGCAGTTAGAAAACAAAAATCCTTCTCCTTCATCTATAATAAAGCTTAGTAATGATGGCCAGGTTAAGGTAATCAGGGAATAA